The Fulvivirga maritima genome segment GGCTTTTTTATGCCTATATTTTAAAGGAAGAAGTTTGTTGGATATAAGTAATGGACTTTCGTTAATTGTCGACTTATAAGGCCTTGCTTTGTGATATAGTGAAGAAGGATAAACTTTTGGTGGTAGAGAATAAAGGTGTGCTACGTTTAAAGGTCTTAATATATTCGATGTATATTCAACAGTACCTGGGTCGCTGATGGAGATGTGAGTTAGCCCTTAAGTAGAAGTAAGGAAGAGGATGTAATGAGCTTGAAATCTAATTGAATATGAAGAGATGCTAGGCAAATAAAAAGGCCGTCTTAAAATGCTTAAGACGGCCTTTTTAATAAACTTTTATGTCTAACCTTTAGAATTGAGACTGCTGAGCATCTCCTCCTTGTTTTTGGTCATTATTTTGGATTTTGCTTCTTCGTTGTCTTTGTTTGAAGTCTAGTTTACCAAATTTATAACTGAAATTAATTCCGAATGATCTGAATGGAGTCTGATTTTCACTGGTCTGATAGTATGTGTCTCCTTCCAGTTCAGTACCAAATGTTTGGTATTTATTAAATGGCTGCGTTACGTTAACACCGATACTACCACGGTCTCCCCAGATTTTCTTTTTAATACCCATGCTGAAAATAGAGAAGGAAGGCATATATCCTTGTAGCGTCTGTCTACGAGGTCTATAGAAACCAAACATATCAATGATCCAGTCATCACCTAAAGCAATGTTAGAGTTAAGGTTTCCATCCCATAATACGGCATCATTACTAACGGTTTCTCCATCTATCACACCTTCTGCATCATAAGTGTATAAGTTAAATCCACCTCTTACTGTCCAGATATCAAAGAATTTCACAGAGGTAAATAAGTTGATACCATAAGATTGATTCTCACCAATGTTCAGGTAGGTAGTTTCATATATATTATCTTCATTTACTGTAAGGTAGCTTTCTATAACATCAGTTGTTCTTTTATAGAATACGCTGGCATTTAATGAGGCTCCTTTTATAAATGCGCTATAACCAATTTCATATTGATCAGTAAGCTCTGGGTTTAGTTCAGGATTACCGTAGCTAACATTATTATTGTTAGAGATCTGTTCGTATGGGTTAATATATCTCAGACTTGGTCTTTGTATCCTTCTGCTAAAGCTTGCTTTCAAGCTATTCATCTTACCTATTTTTCGGCTTACTGTAATGCTGGGAAGGAAGTTGTCATAATCATTACCGAAATTGTCATCATCAGCATCTCTAAACTCACCTTGAATGTCTGTGTATTCATATCTAACGCCTGCTAATACACCATACTTACTTCCTATTTTAATGTTACCAGAAAGATAACCAGCATACACATCCTGAGTATAATCTAAATAATCGCTTCGGTTATCCTGAATAACAAACTGCTGTGATTCATTATTATAAATTTGATAGTTGTAATCACTAGTCACATTTCTTAATATACCTTTGGCTCCGGCCTCAAGGGTGAATTTCTTACTTATAGGGTTAGTATAGTCCAGTTGGAAGGCATGTTCATTATTATCTCCATCATTAATGTTCTTTTCATTAGTGTCATAGGTTTCTGTGGCAGCTAATAAATCCATTTGAGTGATTCTATAATCCTGATCTTGAGTGTTATTATCTAGCTTATAAGAAGCCGCAAGCTCATGACCTTCTTTGCCAGGAAACCTGAAAAGGTAATCAAGAGACCATTCAAAACCGCCGAATGAGTTTTCGCTATCCGTGGTTCTTAAGTATTCATCATTTAGATTGGGAGCAGTAATTTGTCCTAACACATCATTATCTGAGTCGAAGGCAAATTTTCTTACTCTGAATGAAGTAGAAAGACTGTGAAAAGAATTGAAATCATAAAAAGCGCCTATGTTTCCAAAATATCCACCTCTGTTAGATTCATTAGTTCCATCTTCTTCCTGTATTCTTTGGGAGGTATAGTCTTCAGAATAATAATAGGAGTTACCTTCCTGAGGCCATTGTTTAAAACCACTAACATTAGCGTTGAAGCCAAAACGTCCTTTACCAGCTGTAATACTGCCTGATCCTCTATTGAATCGGGAGCCTACGGTAAGGTCTACATTGCCTGTGAAACCTTCTGCTTCTCCTTTTTTAGTAATAATATTAATAATACCGGCAGTACCTTCTCCTTCGTATTTAGCAGAAGGAGTAGTTATTACTTCTACACTTTTAATGTTGTCAGAAGGTATAGCTTTG includes the following:
- a CDS encoding TonB-dependent receptor domain-containing protein, which translates into the protein MRTIITCIAVFFCLTAFAQPAPPSSGGQQIKGKVTGTLLDATTGVPLSFASVVLRNPETNKDINGTISEEDGSFKMSNIPLGDYKLLISFVGYETITRNVSLTPKNPDANLGTVKLTGSSTELEEVVVKGQKDLVENKIDKIVYNADQDVANAGGDASQVLRRAPLLNVDLEGNVSMRGNQNVKILINGKPSSMFASNPGEALKAIPSDNIKSVEVITTPSAKYEGEGTAGIINIITKKGEAEGFTGNVDLTVGSRFNRGSGSITAGKGRFGFNANVSGFKQWPQEGNSYYYSEDYTSQRIQEEDGTNESNRGGYFGNIGAFYDFNSFHSLSTSFRVRKFAFDSDNDVLGQITAPNLNDEYLRTTDSENSFGGFEWSLDYLFRFPGKEGHELAASYKLDNNTQDQDYRITQMDLLAATETYDTNEKNINDGDNNEHAFQLDYTNPISKKFTLEAGAKGILRNVTSDYNYQIYNNESQQFVIQDNRSDYLDYTQDVYAGYLSGNIKIGSKYGVLAGVRYEYTDIQGEFRDADDDNFGNDYDNFLPSITVSRKIGKMNSLKASFSRRIQRPSLRYINPYEQISNNNNVSYGNPELNPELTDQYEIGYSAFIKGASLNASVFYKRTTDVIESYLTVNEDNIYETTYLNIGENQSYGINLFTSVKFFDIWTVRGGFNLYTYDAEGVIDGETVSNDAVLWDGNLNSNIALGDDWIIDMFGFYRPRRQTLQGYMPSFSIFSMGIKKKIWGDRGSIGVNVTQPFNKYQTFGTELEGDTYYQTSENQTPFRSFGINFSYKFGKLDFKQRQRRSKIQNNDQKQGGDAQQSQF